The Haloplanus natans DSM 17983 DNA segment CGTCGGGGTCGGTCCCGTCGCCGACCACGTCGACGCCGGGGCCGTCGCCCAGGTCTATCACGACGCTCGAGACGCCGGCCGCCGAGAGCGCACTCGACACGGTGGTGCCGACCTCGCCGTGGCCGATGACGACGGTCCGTCCCCGACTGAACCGGCGCACGTCGGACGTCGTAAGGTCCTTGAGTTGTTCGAGCTGTGCCTCCCGACCCGTGACCAACAGAACGGTGCCGTTGTCGAGGGTGGCGTCCGGATCGGGTGGGCTCTCGAACTGCCCCCGGAACCACGCGCCGACGATGTTCACGCCGGCACGCTCGCGGACGCCGCTCTCGGCGATGGTGCGACCGACCAGATCGCTCCCCCGCTGGATCGGGAGTTCGGCCACCTCGAAGTCCTCGCCGATTTCGATGGCCTCGCCCAGCTCCGTGGAGATACCCGTCGTCACCTTCGAGGCCAGTCCCTCGCCGAGGAGCGCGCGCGGCGAGAGCACGCTGTCGGCGCCGGCGAGGCGGTGGTAGCGCTCGCGCTCCGGGTCGTCGACGACGCTCACCGTCCGTACGTCCTCGGCGACTTCCTTCGCGGTGAGGATCGTGCTCGTGTTGATGGGGTCGGAGCCGTCGGCGACGAGACAGCGGGCGGCGGGGAGGCGGGCGGCTTCGAGGCCGTCGACCGACTGCGGGTCGGCGTGGATCACGTCGTACCCCTCCTCGTAGCGATCTTTCGCCCGGTCCCGGTCGGGTTCGAGGATCAGGTGGTCCACCTCCCAGGAGTCGAGTTCGTCGACGAGGGTCTCGCCCCGCGGCGTCAGCGTACAGATGACGACGTGATTCGTCAGGTCCTCGCTCGCCGCCGTCGGCACCGTCGTCGAGATGGCCTCCTCGAACAGCGGGAAGACGAGCACCGGAAGCGCCAGGAAGATGAGGACGACGCCCGTCAAGTCCATCACGATGACGAGGACGTTCATCTCCGCGCTTTCCCACGGGGCGTCGGAGCCGAAGCCGGTCGTGGTGAACGTCTCGACGACCACTTGGAGCGCGTGGAGGTAGCTGATCGGCGATCCCTCGAAGGCGCTCATCCCGGCGTCGTACACAGCCGCGTAGCCGATCATCACCCCGACGAGGAGGACGAGGTACTGTGAGGTCCGACGCTGCCAGGTGTCCATACCTCACTCTGAGCCGTCCGCGGAATAAACGGTCCGCTCCGTGCCGCCGCCGGCGACGCGCAGGCGAAGCACCAGCACGACGCCCACACCTGCGAAGATCAGGCCGCCGGCGACGGCGAACGCCTGGGTGTACCCCCTTGTCGCGAGCCACCCACCGCCGACGCTCCCGACGCCGCTCGCGACCGTCGAGAGCGCGCTGTAGACGCCGAGCGCCTCGCCGCGGACGATAGGCGGCGACAGGCGGGTTACGAGCGTGGCCGCCGAGACGGCGATCACCGCCCACGTCACCCCGATGACCACGAACAGGGGAATCGCGACCGCCAGCGCCCCGCCGACAAGCACGACGGCGGGGAGCGCGACGCCCCGGACGGCGAGGCTTCCGGCGTGGACCAGCGTCACCTCGTAGCGCTCGACGAGCGTCGCGGCGCCCCCGAAGGAGGCCGCGGCGCCGACGTTCAAGCCGAGATAGAGGCCGAAGACGGCGTCCGAGCCGAAGCCGGCACCCGCGAGGTACGCGGGGAGTGGGGCGAAAAAGGCTCCGAAGCCGGCGAACACGAGGACGATGGCGGCGAAATACAGCGCGAGTCCGGGCGTGAACCGCCGGACGAACCGCCGGGGATGGAGGCCGCGGAGGTCGACCCGTCCGGGCGTGAACGGGAAGCCAGCACCCCGAACGCCGAAGCGGGCGGCACCACGAAGCGCGCGCCTGAGCCGCCGAGGTGCCGGGGCGTCCCCGGTCGGATCGCTCGGGAGCGTCCGGGCGGCGACGAACCACCCGACGCCCGCGCTGGCGGCACAGACGAGACAGACCGCCCGGAGCGCCGTCGCCGGGTCCAGTCCGACCAGTCGCTCGCCGCCGACGATCACGAGGAAGCCGACGAGGAGGCCGAGCGCCCAGCCGACGCCTTGCCACTCGTTGAGGCGGGCGATCCGATCGCTCCAGTCGGCTTCGGGCGCGCCGACCACGACGAGAAGGGTGAGGACGGGCGTCGCCGCGGCGAAGGCGAACCAGATGGCGGCGTTGGCGGCGACGACGACCGGAATCGACCCGGCGCTCGCGACGACGGCGAGGCCCACGGCGACGATGGCGACGGCACCGAGGACGTACACCCGCCGACCGCCGGTGCGGTCGGCGAGTCGGCCGACGACGAGCGCACCGGGAGCGCCCACGGCGGCCGCCGTCGCCGCGAGGATGCCCAGAGTGACCGGCCCGCCACCGAGTTCGACGGCATAGAGCGGCACGACGAGCGACGCCCCGCCCAGACCGACGGCGGCGAGCGCCCAGCCG contains these protein-coding regions:
- a CDS encoding potassium channel family protein, with protein sequence MDTWQRRTSQYLVLLVGVMIGYAAVYDAGMSAFEGSPISYLHALQVVVETFTTTGFGSDAPWESAEMNVLVIVMDLTGVVLIFLALPVLVFPLFEEAISTTVPTAASEDLTNHVVICTLTPRGETLVDELDSWEVDHLILEPDRDRAKDRYEEGYDVIHADPQSVDGLEAARLPAARCLVADGSDPINTSTILTAKEVAEDVRTVSVVDDPERERYHRLAGADSVLSPRALLGEGLASKVTTGISTELGEAIEIGEDFEVAELPIQRGSDLVGRTIAESGVRERAGVNIVGAWFRGQFESPPDPDATLDNGTVLLVTGREAQLEQLKDLTTSDVRRFSRGRTVVIGHGEVGTTVSSALSAAGVSSVVIDLGDGPGVDVVGDGTDPDALSQAGIQDARTAILAIPDDTLTEFAILVIRDLNPSIELIARAEETENVQKMYRAGADYVLSLATVSGRMLASTILEDEEVISLDKQVEVIRTHAPRLVGRTLGEADVRARTGCTVVGVERDGEVITDLGADFLIHEGDELVIAGTDEGTNRFTETLA
- a CDS encoding MFS transporter — translated: MSDRWLYGWALAAVGLGGASLVVPLYAVELGGGPVTLGILAATAAAVGAPGALVVGRLADRTGGRRVYVLGAVAIVAVGLAVVASAGSIPVVVAANAAIWFAFAAATPVLTLLVVVGAPEADWSDRIARLNEWQGVGWALGLLVGFLVIVGGERLVGLDPATALRAVCLVCAASAGVGWFVAARTLPSDPTGDAPAPRRLRRALRGAARFGVRGAGFPFTPGRVDLRGLHPRRFVRRFTPGLALYFAAIVLVFAGFGAFFAPLPAYLAGAGFGSDAVFGLYLGLNVGAAASFGGAATLVERYEVTLVHAGSLAVRGVALPAVVLVGGALAVAIPLFVVIGVTWAVIAVSAATLVTRLSPPIVRGEALGVYSALSTVASGVGSVGGGWLATRGYTQAFAVAGGLIFAGVGVVLVLRLRVAGGGTERTVYSADGSE